A segment of the Marinobacter arenosus genome:
CCGATATTGTCTACGAGGACGACGTCAGTCTTGCGTTTCGTGACATCAACCCCCAGGCACCGGTGCACCTGCTGGTCATCCCGAAAAAAGAGATTGCCAGCATCAATGACATTGAGGAAGGCGACCGGGAGCTGGTCGGGCACCTCTACTGGGTGGCCAGCAAGCTGGCGAAAGAGATGGGTTTTGCCGAGGACGGCTATCGCACCGTGATGAACTGCGGAGAAAACGCAGGGCAGACGGTGTTTCACATCCATCTGCACCTGCTGGCTGGCAAGCCTTTTGGTTGGCCACCCTACACGGACCGGATGAAACAGGCCTGAGCAGAGCGGCCGTTCAGGTGGGGCTAGCGCCCCACCACGCGTTCGGCTTCCTCAACCGGTGTATG
Coding sequences within it:
- a CDS encoding histidine triad nucleotide-binding protein; translation: MSETIFTKIINREIPADIVYEDDVSLAFRDINPQAPVHLLVIPKKEIASINDIEEGDRELVGHLYWVASKLAKEMGFAEDGYRTVMNCGENAGQTVFHIHLHLLAGKPFGWPPYTDRMKQA